CATATACTAATTGGTCAATTTTATGTTAACATCCTAACAATTCATTAGTTCAAATGGCAGCTGCCTGTTTGAACTGCTTTTGACAAAAAGAAGGGGGGGAGGAAATGTTCAAATTCATCCTTCACAAATATAATATCAtctcatatttaaatttgacaCCTTTttaatatagtatatatatagcaaatgttgatgaaaattgataatattagtgattaatattcattaaattaaccctgaaagtaaaagaaaatcacaattatcaatttatattcaacacattaaccataaaattaaacaaattcaccattaaactaattttattatattaaaaaattatgaaaatttaaaccctaataaATATTAGCAAATATCTTTGATTAGCCAACCCTAAAACACTAACTAAACACTAAAAAGTTAATACGATTATCAATGTCATTCGAATCAAACAggtgattaaattgattaaaccaTTAGTTATTGGTTCATCCATTCAAacaaatgaattattaaaaatcataaaaattaaaaaaatattaattcaattgtcacttcaattgatttttttacttcaattgatttttttagtctCGTACAATAGATTCATACCAAGTCACAAGTAAACTAAATTTTTTGCCATGATCCAAAcaggtaaaagaaaaaaacggaTACTACCAAGTACCAAATGATGGATTTAAGCATACAAAGAAATAGGGAAAAAGCTGCGGGAGATAAAATTCCTTGGGAAGAACAAAATTCATAACCCATCAagttgggaaaaaaaaagaattaagagAAAAATGATGACGAAAAagacaccaaaaatataagCGATTCAACTATAATGGCCAACATTCACGAAGTACTCGGAAGATTAAAAACGTTCATATTTCTCACCAATTTAATAAAGAATCGAACACGGATATCATGTATGAATGGCAATCCTAGTATAACGCTTAACACATCAAATGAAATGGAAGTGTAATGAAGTAAATTTTTGACGTTCAGAAATTAGAGTTCAAGCTTGGTGCTGCCTAGTCGGCTGAGTAAGATGGCCATATCCATACCTTGCATCATGGTAGGCACAGCCATCTCAACGGGACAATTCCGAGAAAATCCAACCTTGCCGGATTTTTGCACTTTCTTTATGCAACTCTTAAACTTCTCGTGGCATTTTACGTTAGTCAAACCTGTAAAAACAATGGCAGCAATTATATTGTGATTCTGTATGACAAACAATTGGGCAAcccataaaaagaaaaacagactGAATCAATCAATTAgcttttttaaccttttttctcGACGCATTCGTCGTGGATCTTGCAACAAGCGTCCAGATCGTCGCACGGTTTTTCTCCAGGACAACCAGACCACCCCACCCCGCAATATTTCCCGTAACGGATTCCAACGGCTTCATTCcagatttgaaattaatttcatcGATTAAGAAAAAATAACTAATTGAATTCTAAAGAAAATACTTAATTCGAGAGATGAAGAATAGGGTGCTCACAGTTGCAGTTTTCAGCTATGCAGGTTCGGCTACATTTTACCTGagaaatcattaaatttacttgttacaacaattaattcTATTAACGGAGAGAACCAACATTAAAAAATTGGATGCATTAACTCGAATTATCATGCTTAATCGGAAACAAAAAGAAGACTAGGGTTTCGAGAATATCAGACCTGGGAATCATTGGTAACGGAATCGGCGAAGACGATGAGGAAAACGAAGATGAAAGCAAATGCTGCTACCAGACGTGTCTGAGCCGGAATAAAAGAACCGGGCAACATTTCTATCACGGTTCGTCGTCCGATATACGCCTTTTTCTAATTCTGTCTGGAGAGTTCTCTTTCGATCCGCGTCGTCCAACAGTGTTTCTCGCTTATTCTATTGATCGATGTGAAACCGCGGCGGTAACTGATAAAATTACCAGATCATCCCTCCCAATTCCGAGTTCCCAACTCCCAACACAAGCACTGGCAGAGAGGACTCTGGTGGTCTGGGCCCGTACCTCCacgtttatggatttaattcCTCAGTAGAACAAACATTTACGATTACAAAATGATatgaaaatcattattttttgttcagctttaaacaaaaaatatctgttacaaaattataaaatctttcaaaatattagtctgttaataataaaagttaacgctattgaattttaaatttatttatttttttaatattaagacTAAGCCAGGTTTTCATTGCTTTcgaaaagtatttttgaaaagtgttatcgaaaaatactttttagaggtacttttgaaaattttaatttaaaatttgagtgtttaacATTCtgtcaaaaatacttttgagaaataaaatgtccattttagacatgatattatcaagtaacaaatatgcatttaaataatatttaaattagttaatattattatattttagtaataatataaaaaatattataacttgttgttaatattttaatatatgaaatataaattgtaaatatatttgagcaataaatattaattatttataaaatttaattagaatatataaactatattttaaatatttaaatataaccattaaatatttgtaattagtattttaaaaatatttttatttttaattaatgattttaacacaattgtaattaaacaccaagaaaaaaaaaagaaaaatactatgttattggagaggtgaaaaagtaattaagcaccaaaaatgcttttgggagagaaaaagctaaaatttttatcttctcctttttttccttttcgaAGTCTTTTGAAAGACTtcgaaaagctaaaaatttcagccaaaagcagcttgttcttcacagctttttttcaaaagtacttttggaatcaaaagtgtttttttaaacaatgaagAACTGCCCTAAATCGAAAAAGTCcattaacctttttttattgGAGCCAAAAGCAGAAGCATTGAATTCTTCATAAGTGCAAACACCGAAAGGAGAGCAATTGGCTCGCTACCACTAATTTAACCCAACTCAGAGCTATCAATGCACTCTAGTCTGTAGAAAGCAGGTTGATGCAGAAGATTTTGAATCAGTTTCATCCACAAATTGATCGAAGAACTAGTTTTTACACCATAAACAACCACAATATTAATCTATTCTGCTACAGCAAAGTCCACGATGACACCCAATTCTAAATCCAAACGACGGTAAACGCTCTTAATCTAGCAGATACATAAATGTGAATCATCAACACTAGTTGCATATAGTTAGTGAAGGTAATAGAAAAGTTGGTCAAAAGTTGGCCGGTTATCCATAGGGATAAAAACAGAAGGGAAGAATGGTGGAATTAAGTTTGTGAATAATTTGCACAATTATCATCAATCTTGCGTATAGTTCATAGCAAGGCTTACAAACAAACCTACGCCACTTTaactatataaattatttagcTACCATATTAACCACTGATTTCTCagcttcaaaattttcatgaaaacaaaaaaaaatatgcatCCAGAAGGGCATACACTTCCAACTCCATGAAATACCGTCCGCCAGAAGATCACCCTCAGACATAGTAGCCAGTGAAAGTAAAACCCCTTCCCACTATCTCACCCGCACAAAACCATGCAAAGCACTCCAGTCCAAACAAAGCCGCAATACCAGCATTTTCAACCTTCAGTTCTTGCCTATTCTTCCACAGATTCCTCACATAATCAAGCTCCTTCCAGAATGACTCGGTACGACCAGGGATACTGcaaaaaattgcataaaaaagGAGTTATTTTGATATGCCATTGTGATTCTGATTTTAGCGAGTATTACTGCCTCCAAGCATAAACTATTTCATATTTGTTTCTAAAGGAACAGCATATAACAAGGAAATTGCAAATAAACAAAGATATAGGGAGCATCATCATTGACTCTTTATAAAACACAATAATAAGCAACCCAGCCACATTGTTTTGTCCTTTTATTCTATTACATTCAGAAGTTCATAGGGAGCATCATTATAAGCAATCACAGAAAATACAAGCATGTTAAAGATAATGCACAGTCCCGTTAGCTGTTCTCAAGAACACAATAGTTAGTATATTTCCTAGGAAGTTGCAAGGCAGCTTTCGCTCACTCCCCATCCTTCTAAAGATGAAAAACTAGGGAATTCTCAAACGTGAGCCACGTGCAAAATGAAAGGAGTAACAAAATTACATACTTTTCCAGGTGATTCTCCAGAAAATGGTTTCTGTTCTTCATGGAGTAAAATTGAATTCTACACCTATGTTGATAACAATAACTATCAAATGACCATCCAAGGTCTTTCAATTACACAGCAAGAATTTCACTTCCTTTCATTAAATCCAAGTTGTCTCATTGACAAAATATTCCCTCACAAAGGTCATCCAAAACAATCCTAGGCCAAACGAAACTTATCACTAGAAGGGCAGAAACCTTATACAATGCTTCACGgacaaattttgtaactcaACCAAAAAATATAGTGCAGGATAAATATGGACATATGCAAAGGTTGAGAACACATAAACACAAGCGAGTAATTTAGCAGCTCgggaaacaaaaataacaaacaagGCCATAACCCAAGTAACATCTAACAGGCCAAtgaaactataaatatatacaattctCTACTTAAAAACCATACTAGTTTCATttcataaaccaaaaaaaaaaaagtatttacaGATAAAAAGCACCATAATCAATAGCTTGGCAATAGAAGaggacaatttaaaatttcagacCTGAAATTCCATATAAAACAACTTCGTATGTTGCCACCtccatcaaaacaaaaattcacttgGTTTGTGCCTAAGAAATATCGCCAAAACAACTTGATTGATATTTTGGACTAGTTATAACATGTC
This sequence is a window from Gossypium raimondii isolate GPD5lz chromosome 5, ASM2569854v1, whole genome shotgun sequence. Protein-coding genes within it:
- the LOC105770338 gene encoding uncharacterized protein LOC105770338; this translates as MASKLLQFQSKAFEASKFVAKNGSAYYKQLLEQNKQYIQEPPTVEKCNELSKQLFYTRLASIPGRTESFWKELDYVRNLWKNRQELKVENAGIAALFGLECFAWFCAGEIVGRGFTFTGYYV
- the LOC105767808 gene encoding probable phospholipase A2 homolog 1, translated to MLPGSFIPAQTRLVAAFAFIFVFLIVFADSVTNDSQVKCSRTCIAENCNSVGIRYGKYCGVGWSGCPGEKPCDDLDACCKIHDECVEKKGLTNVKCHEKFKSCIKKVQKSGKVGFSRNCPVEMAVPTMMQGMDMAILLSRLGSTKLEL